One part of the Quercus lobata isolate SW786 chromosome 7, ValleyOak3.0 Primary Assembly, whole genome shotgun sequence genome encodes these proteins:
- the LOC115951664 gene encoding protein ALP1-like — protein MATRNDLESKEVTNLMCDGDDDSDSDSDDDDSNDDSDEKFYQLVAVTCEAVVTYFNKYINKTPYYDSEQTGWDWDCIGAIDGTHVMAIVPTDKSIPYFGRKGYPTQNVMVACDFDMLFTFVLPGWEGSAHDTSIFLDTIRAQSNNFPNPPPGKYYVVDSGYPMMKGYLAPYKGISYHIQEFRRRGGSPRIRHEKFNHAHSSLRCVIERTFGVWKNKWRIIRNMPSFPFHIQILIVSAIMALHNFVRLNDRDDKGFIHANRDSISRREHNSEASSSYEQNSRSLIDPEMVVLRDSIANSIWGDSN, from the exons ATGGCTACAAGGAATGATTTGGAATCAAAAGAAGTGACCAACCTTATGTG TGACGGTGATGATGACAGTGATAGtgattctgatgatgatgatagtaaCGATGATTCTGATGAGAAGTTTTACCAGCTTGTGGCAGTCACATGTGAAGCAGTTGTGACATATTTCAATAAGTACATTAATAAGACTCCTTATTATGATTCTGAACAAACAGGGTGGGATTGG gatTGCATCGGTGCGATTGATGGCACACATGTGATGGCGATTGTACCTACTGATAAGTCCATTCCATACTTTGGAAGAAAGGGATATCCAACCCAAAATGTGATGGTTGCATGTGACTTTGATATGTTATTCACATTTGTTTTGCCTGGATGGGAAGGTTCAGCACATGACACCTCCATTTTTCTTGATACTATTCGTGCACAAAGTAACAATTTTCCAAACCCACCACCAG ggaaATATTATGTAGTTGATTCTGGATATCCAATGATGAAAGGCTATTTGGCACCATACAAGGGGATATCTTACCATATTCAGGAATTTCGAAGGAGAGGTGGAAGCCCTAGAATTAGACATGAAAAATTTAATCATGCTCACTCATCTCTTCGATGTGTGATTGAGCGTACTTTTGGTGTATGGAAGAATAAATGGAGAATTATCAGAAATATGCCATCTTTTCCATTCCATATCCAAATACTTATTGTATCTGCTATTATGGCTCTTCATAATTTTGTTAGACTAAATGATAGGGATGATAAGGGCTTCATACACGCCAATCGAGATTCAATTTCTAGAAGAGAACATAATAGTGAAGCAAGTAGTAGTTATGAGCAGAACTCAAGATCTTTAATAGACCCTGAGATGGTGGTTCTTCGTGATTCTATTGCAAATTCCATTTGGGGGGATAGTaattag